Proteins from a single region of Macaca nemestrina isolate mMacNem1 chromosome 13, mMacNem.hap1, whole genome shotgun sequence:
- the LOC105464832 gene encoding putative uncharacterized protein encoded by LINC00269, whose translation MSLIPGSLISSKSYTTANQTKSCLVTRLECCGAISLHYNLQLPGSRDYPASASRVAGITGEGAESSYKGEVAELKLHIYSTGDGRLEQ comes from the exons atgtcccTGATCCCAGGAAGTTTGATTAGTTCGAAGAGCTACACAACAGCTAATCAA acgaagtcttgccttgtcaccaggctagagtgctgtggggCAATCTCgcttcactacaacctccaactgcctggttcaagggattatcctgcctctgcctcccgagtggctgggattacag GTGAGGGTGCTGAAAGTTCTTACAAAGGTGAAGTGGCTGAACTAAAGTTACACATCTACTCAACAGGAGATGGGAGACTTGAACAATAG